A stretch of the Panthera uncia isolate 11264 chromosome D1, Puncia_PCG_1.0, whole genome shotgun sequence genome encodes the following:
- the LOC125916101 gene encoding olfactory receptor 10AG1-like: MENRLKTGISNVTTLVEFVLLGFSDTPNLHWTLFGIFLVIYLTILMCNSIIILVTRIDSALQTPMYFFLGNLSFLEICYVTVTIPRMLMDLLTQKGNISFFACAAQMCFVLMFGGSECLLLTVMAYDRYVAICNPLHYPLIMNHKVCVQLVTVSWISGVPVVIGQTCQIFSLPFCGSNTINHFFCDLPPVLQLACGDTFVNEIAVYVVAVIFVMAPFLLIVVSYGKIISSILKLSSAKGRAKAFSTCSSHLIVVVLFYGTATITYLQPKPNQSEGVGKLISLFYTVLIPTLNPIIYTLRNKDITVALRKLLTKILI; the protein is encoded by the coding sequence ATGGAGAATCGATTAAAAACAGGAATTTCAAATGTTACTACACTGGTGGAATTTGTTCTCTTGGGGTTTTCTGATACTCCCAATCTCCACTGGACTCTTTTTGGGATATTTTTAGTCATCTACCTAACTATCCTGATGTGCAATAGCATCATAATATTGGTAACAAGAATTGACTCTGCTCTCCAGAcccccatgtatttttttcttggcaaTCTCTCCTTCTTAGAAATCTGTTATGTAACAGTCACTATCCCCAGAATGCTCATGGACTTATTGACtcagaaaggaaatatttctttctttgcctgtgcTGCACAAATGTGTTTTGTCCTTATGTTTGGAGGCTCAGAGTGTCTTCTCCTGACagtgatggcctatgaccgctacgTGGCCATTTGTAACCCTCTGCACTACCCTCTAATCATGAACCACAAGGTCTGTGTCCAACTGGTGACTGTCTCCTGGATCAGTGGAGTCCCAGTTGTAATTGGGCAAACATGccagattttctctctgcccttttgtGGGTCTAACACAATTAATCATTTCTTCTGTGACCTCCCCCCAGTACTCCAGCTAGCTTGTGGGGACACATTTGTGAATGAGATAGCAGTCTACGTAGTTGCAGTGATATTTGTCATGGCTCCATTTCTGTTGATTGTTGTCTCCTATGGCAAAATTATCTCCAGCATTCTGAAATTGTCGTCAGCCAAAGGGAGGGCTAAAGCCTTCTCCACCTGTTCTTCTCACCTGATAGTTGTCGTCTTATTCTATGGAACGGCTACCATCACGTACTTACAACCCAAACCAAATCAATCTGAAGGAGTTGGGAAATTGATCTCTCTTTTCTACACCGTTTTGATCCCAACTTTGAATCCCATTATATATACTCTGAGGAACAAAGACATCACGGTGGCACTGAGAAAATTACTAACAAAGATTTTAATATGA